Genomic window (Cucumis sativus cultivar 9930 chromosome 2, Cucumber_9930_V3, whole genome shotgun sequence):
ataaaataaaaatgaaacacaaGTATAAGTTGCATATCACATATTAAAAACtagtatttataaatgatGCCATGTGTATGTTTTAAGTTGTATGCATTAAACTTTTCATCAATGCACAATTGAAACATACTTAAGGTTGaagattttaatatttaatcaaCTTTTAGTAATTCTATGCGATGGGATGTATCCTAAACTAATTAATGAGAACATtatcttaataatattaagcATGGTGATTTTatgtaatataatatacattaagAAGCTGTCAAGTTATGctcaaaatcttttttttttctctcttagaAAACcgttcatattattttattttatattttttaatcttcggATTCTATATCTTTACATAATTATGCAATGTAACAAAGTAGAATAATTAGTAAATCATTGATTGCCTTCCCATTTTGTATACCTACAACTCCGAGTCATCCAAACTTCAAGAATAGATCTGAATTTGATGGGAATACtccaattaaaaaattaatttcccTAACATTATCGAGACTATAATCAATTTGCAAACGATCTTTTTTCGTACAACTATAATACATATTCTTTTAGTTTgatctcaaaatattttaccgattataaatatttatgctGATTAGGTTTAGTATCAAAACTGTATATATCACTTCATTCACACTTCATCTACATTTTCACGTGTTTTGAAGATACTAAATCTTAGTTTGCAAATAGGTGTGACcctttctcaaattttatttgttgcttACAAGAACTCTAAACAAAAGAGAATATTTATGAAGTTTGGAATataaaccaaaaatatttaggttgTTGAAGTAAAAGTGTGTtgctttatttctttctaaggacagaaagttgaagaatattgaaaaaaatgttgtgtCCAAATgggaattttcaatttctgttTTGCTCATccctttttaatatttcttttaccCAATATTCCCCCAAGTAATAAAGTGATGGATTTCTCCCCATAATTCTTCAAAGATTGAACTTTGAAGTACCATATTGCCctccacttttttctttatatattgttattactaATTGATTACTTGTTTtggtcaaatatatataatgtaatatACACGATTAcaattatgttttaataatttgtttatagaagGAGAATCCAAGCTCTAATTTCAAAGGccatattaaaaattttattctacctttattttgacaattatattttaatatctattCATTATTGTTTGGACTaaccatttattttaagatttgattgatagaatttagggtttaatataatgcaaaaaaaaaaaaaaaaaagagagggatctcagaataaaattgaaactatttattaaattggATAAAATATGAACACGTTTTTATGAAAGCTTCTAAAATTTAGCGAAATTGCTTTGTTCGTTGTGAGGGTTTACAtcttgtttctcttttcttttttcttttttttttctctctctatatattttaaaatgtcatattttTATAGTCAatcaattttgagttttgattttattttcatccctacattttcaaatattgcaattttatttttgagatttgagttttatatcaatttagtGTTTCACCTCTTCTGAGGGATGTCCTCTAAAACTTagccaaaagtgaaaaatcttaaaaaattctGTATTCATTGATTAagttaaaataacaatttctaTGTTGTCTCATctcacaaaaataaagaagcaaagcttcaaaagtaaaaatttagagagTTGAGTAATAAGAGGTGATAAGAGTTACAGTTGAGTAGAGTACCTATGATTTTTCACTCAACTCCAGAcataatgtaaatataataaaaagcaTTCTTTCACCGAATAAAAGGATTCGAAATTGTTCAAAGATTTTAGCCATTCCTGAAGTTGAAATAAGATTTATTGTGAGTAATGAACAAGGGTGTTTTGAGTATTTATGTGATCAGACTGGAAAATGGATTGATGTTTGGTCTTATAATGCCTGAAACCAGCATATTATTCACTAATTTTTCAATCTCGTTTTTCTAGGCGTGAGGGTAACGGTGTGGTCTTACATTGATGGGATATGTACCTTCTTTCTACTAAATTCTGTGGTCAATATGTCACATCGGAGGTAGCTCGTCTggcatatatattaaatatatcttTGAATTCATGTTGGAGTTGTTTAAATTGCGGTTGGAACTCTTTTACTAAGTTTGTCACTACCAACACTATTGATCAACTTTGGAAATTCTCATGGCCttgaaattaactaaaaatcCTTAATCGTTCGACTGTCATGTCTTATCTAGCATTTTCAGTGATACTTCCATTTTGGCTAGCGACGGGTCCTTTTTTAGATTACCTTAGTGTCCCTGACAATGAACATCAGGGTTAATTCCTTCCAGTAAACAGTTATGTCACCTTGCTTTCGAAGCCACTGCATTACAAGCACCATATCCAAGTTACTCAATTCGAACGGCAAGAAATCCTCTACTATAGTCAATATTAGCACCCCCGCAATGATCTCTTTACACATTCCTTGACCTTGCACTACCTTTCCTGAGCCCATAACGACGTCTAATTGGTCGTCTTAGTCATAGGTAGATTAAGACTGTCCACCAAATTCAATGAAATAAAGTTGTGAGTTGCTTCGCAGTCCACAATAATCACTATCTATCTGTCTTCCATTGTCCCTCTAATCTTAAACATACTCGATGATGTAAGTCCCACAACCGAGTTCAAAGATAATTCCACGACCGAACTTACGTCAACCATTGAATCATCATGCTCTATGTCTTCCATCTCCGTGCTATAAGACTCGTACCTAAGTTACGAGGCTAATTTTCTTGTTAAGTGTTAAATAGGCGTTTTGAATGaaaggaggagaagaaaattttaggCTTGGCGATGAAGCAAGATTGCACGGTAAGTTTGGCTTTTGAGTCAGTCCGCGAGAAGAGTTATGCGACAACCctaagatttgaaaattaagaaccCAATTGATGAACCTCTaataccaaattttaaaacctacAAATCAATTTGACAACAATCTAAAGGGAAGGACTAGAATTAGATTACATTTTGATCAAAGACCAAGAGATGAGGAGAGAACTAGTTTCTCACTCCAAGTTCGAACACTCCACAAGTAAGGTGATCAAACTTACTTGAATACTTTTGGCATGCAACCTTGAATCAAGAATTACAAAAAGTTGGTGATGAAACTCTATCATCTACCAGAGATTTTCTATGGAAAGAACaaaccccaaaacttcaattATCAAAAACTACTTTGAAACAACCTAAAGGCATGATTTAAATAGCCTTCCAATAAAACTCTAATGCATTGTGAAAAGACTAAATTAACCCTActtaaaacttattaaaaaggataaaattgaaaatattaaaattacatcacaattattaaataaaatctaatcAATAATTTGATGTGTGCCCAATTCATATagttctctctttctttaaaaGGATTTGTCATCAAATCCAAATCAAAGCTTTATAAAGAAGTCTTGAAGTCATGTAATGTCAAAGGTCAATTGGTTTCATCCTCTATTGTCAACTAACTCCAATTATAAATCTTCGGATAAATTGTTGTCGCTTGAATATCCTCACTTGAgtgcatttctttttaaatgtgaGAATTCAATGTTAAATGTAATTTCCTtttcacttcttcttcttcattcgaagacaaaaaaaaaactgcggatgaagaagaaagaaagaagcgCTAAAATGTAATTTCCTAGgataaaaatttggaaagcaaagaagaataagaacacaaaacagagaagaagaaataaagtatgcaaaatggaaaaagaagaagatggcaacacaaaaaaaaaacaagaaaagaaaaagacgagAAACgagagaagaaatgaaaaaaagaaaagaacaacaactacaaaatgaagaagaaagaaagaagcttTAAAGTGTAATTTCGTAGAATGATGACATTGGCATAGGACAAAAactcatttgtttattttaactttggactatttttcatttggaccCTTAAAAATGACTCTTAAAACATGATTTCTAGATAACTATTTCCCCAACTTGCCTTCAGTTGAGCATAGATTAAGATATTATTACTCAATGTTTGAGTCTTCAACTGTGATAATAAAGTTTGACATTTGTATTACTCACTCTTAAAAATGTTTGAGTCTTcgattattataataattcacATTTATGTACtataaaactatttgaaaatCGTAATTATCTATAGTGTTTACTCTTTTTTGATCATCATTTCTCCTCATTTGTaatccaaactaaaatagtatgTACccaaaacacatatattataataatcattaaCTATGATAATCAGTTCAACGTCTCAAACAACTTTGTTACTACTACGTGATTTTACCTTTTaccaaagataaaaaagaaataataaataaagatgcTTGATGTGATGTTTTTTGTTAGATATAGATAGATACAACCAATACAAAATAGTATATTTATGTTCTTTGatttaaaatggtaaataataattttggagATGGTGATAAAGAACgagaaaaatacaataataagaaacaataatGAGAATAAGAGTGAGTAAGGTTCCACATTGTATTCTCATTTGTTTACTATAGCAAACACCATGAAACACATTGTATTTTCATTGTATTCTATTCTATATCTTTAGATATCAATTTTATGCAAAgcaattgaaaaattatggaaaTGATCAGAGAACAAAAAAGTTACAATTTAGTCTCTCTAAACTCAAATTTGGAAAGGCTCACAAATGTTTGGGAGTTGGAGTTGGTAAAGAATGATATGGTTTGTGAGAGAAACTTTTGTTATCATTCTTGGGATTTTGGAAAACATATTCTCCAATCTTGACCGTCCATTTATAAACGAATCCCCCTAATCTACATCTACCCACCACCTTCTATTCTTCTACTTCCccttagtttttgtttttcagtattttttttcctattattcttaaaaaaaacccacCTCTTTTGAACATCGAAATTTCACActtaaatttttcttcttacattaaattttcttcttacaCTTTTTAATCAGCTAATTTAAAGATAGTTGTAAAAAGAATCGAGAATACTTCTAACTTTACACTTATGCTATAGACATAATATAagattcattcttttttctctacccatcttcaaaatcaagatttaaaatattgttgtcaattaaaatattgagaTCTCAATTCTATAAAAAGTATCCATATCCATGGAAATGTGGAGAAGCTTGTATACAAATCAATGAATGTGGACAATAATTGTTATAGTTagttaatgaaattttgaatatgactTATTTAGGctataatttatcatttttaatcgTCATTTCAATAAAGTAAAACAATACTTAGATGTCTATGAAGAAAATGTATGAgtaaattgaataatttttttaaaaagaaatagaaaatagttacaacatgatataaaattaaaagttatttttttttagtaaagtGATGtgataattatgaaaattttagatggtaaaagaaaaagaaatcatatcaattgaatttttaaggTGAAATGATGGAAAAGTTTTAATGAAAAAGCTTAAGgtcacaaataaaatatattattttttatgatttttttagaaatgaaagttttgagttGAAAATAAAGCTAAGATtgagaaaagttgaaaattagaaaaaattgtgAGTCATAAAACCTTTACTTTGGtaaacatttcatattttattcttaaaattaaacatattcttaaaattaaacatattcttaaaattaagcatatttccttgtaattatttatatcttttttgtcaaattacaaaaacaaaacttattgaaggctaactttttagttttcaaaattaaacttaattttttaaaccattatattttaacaaagaaagaaaattgggAGTGGAAGTAGTAAACATGggcttaatttttaaaaacaaaacaaaatgaaaatcaaatgaaacctaaacaaaactataactaattaaaatatataaaaaaattctaaatctcaaaatttcatcaaaaCGAGGGaggaataaaaaaacacaaaattacattgaaatcaagaaaaatacaaaaatttccCTTTTCTAGATATCAAGCCTCTCAAAATATCGATTGGAATTTTGACAATTCAACTGAAATTTTAAAGCATGGCCAaaagtttaactaaaaaataataataaaagaaaaattggaagtaagAACTCAAGAATTATAGTACAAAATCTTCAATGGCGGtcaatcaatgaaaaataaattaaaagtaaaaagataaaagtaatgacattttaaaacttaataacATAATGGAAAGTAGAAAGGAAACTTAAAATTCACATACTACAGTAAGTAAATGATTGATGAATGAAGAATATCAAAGTCCTATTTACAATTAGAACCCAACTGAAATGTGGACCAATTATTTATTGCCATGATCAAAATGCCTTAAAATGAAGGGTATTTTAGTCAAAGTCTAAATGAATTCCCTACATTTGCATCAACCTCTTcaataaagataaaagtttCTATAAAAATCCAAGAATGATCGCTTATTAGTACGCATGATAAATGGGATTTTAACATAATAAATAGGATTTAAGAGTCGgtatatttcaaaatagaaagcaatatgttaaatcaaataaatatttaataccCAATACGTTGGTTGGTGGAAGGTGGAAGGTAGAAGGAAGTGCAACAATTTCCTTAAATAACATCGTGACAACTCAGAACAATCACGggtgtaattttctttcttaataaaaaaatgaagatgatgataagACACCCGAGAGGATGCCATTTGAAGGGTCAAGCTCAAGATAGAAATGAGATAATGGCCATCAGAAACTTTCCTGTAATCCTTCTTCCTCAGCCGCTGCAAAGTCTTAAATATGTCCACAgcattgatattttgaaagtttttatACGTgtcaaaaattcaatttaatcaaCAAAGGTTGTATTGCACCAAGTACAGAATAATCATGCCATGTACCATAGCTCCAATGAAGAACTCAGCTCTTTTTCCCAATAAGGGACCAAAGAAACACGAATCTGGAGAATGGAAATCCAGAACTTGAGGTAATGGTATTGGGGAGAAGGTGATGGATGCCATATTTTATGGCTCCGGAACCCACTAAAGCGATAACAACTGTGACTTGTGATCAATGCCATTGAATACAAAAGTTCCAGACATGGGTACAAACTGTCGGGTGATTAGctgaaaaaaagagaacacGTCATTCTAAGAGAAATTTTATGTCTAGTGAAACTCTAAACTTGTGTGTCTAGTAGATTTATAGGGACTAATTTTATAAGATGCAAGTTTAGAaaccaaataaacaaatgcactaaatttgtaatttgtaagtTAACCtgtcaaatttcattttactGGAAATGAAgattaacattttgaaaaattcaattcTTCCACTGGCGATGAAAGTATTGAATCTTTACCTTGATTACTTCTTGTGATGCAATTCCTCCAGTGAAGGCAGCGACGACATGGAGCTCTGCTGCACCAAATCGGCACATCTCGTTAATGAGGTCCTCTGATAAGGTCAAGCCATTGCAACCCAAATCACTGAGTAGGCCAACGGCAGTAGTTTTCAATCGAGATATGTCCTCATCGATCCCACTGCAATGCATCTCAATTGATTAAGAGTCCACGTCAATAAAGAAGAATAGATGGCGGCAAATGGTGAAATACATGATCAATTTAAAACACCATCAGGCATTACCCGTCAAATTGCCCAGGAAAACTGTTGTAATTGGCAGCAAAACGATCAACAGCTCGAAGCAGAAGATAAAATCCAACTGCAACACTGGAATAAGAGGAATTAACATCAATAAACTGCAGCTATTTGTACTGGATAATAAGATGTGGGTGCATATATGCCTTTCAATTGGTTACATTTTGCAGATTAGCgtttaattcttcttttaaaagaataaataaataaaaatacacaCAAATATACACTCAGTTGAAGAGAAGTTCCAAGAGCTTTAGTAAACAAATGCGAAGAAAGGAAACCATCATATGCAACAAATAATTCGTTGCAGTAAGTTTGGGtgcttaaataaataatgacaCAGTGAGCAGACAACTCTCGCTAGTGCAATTGATTTCATGAAACAACTCTCGCTAGTGCAATTGATTTCATGAAACAACTCTCACTAGTGCAATTGATTTCATGAAACAACTCTCACTAGTGCAATTGATTTCATGAAACAACTCTATCAACCGAAAACAAATAAACCAGAATCGGCAAACGCATGTTTAAAGGGCAAacatttgtttagaaaaaacacCTGAAATCCTCATCCGTTAGATACTTCTGTAGCTCAGGGACGATTGGAGAATTGAACTCATCCTCAAGTGAACGATATCTACAAACCTACAAAAATTTCACTAAATCCATTACAAAAGAATACAGCTGAATATGTGCAATGCATGAATCTATCCATTCCCATTCATTTGCCTCAGTTGAAGtagagtaaaaataaatatactcAGCTCAGTTATTAGGCACTACACAATCATACACGCAAAAATTGTCTTAGCCAAGGGAGCTGTGTACATGCGGaggagaaataaaaatacattgGTGGATTCCACGCAggtagttttttaatttatcaagaaacaaaaaatagaaagtttggcaaacaagataaaaatcaatacaatTTGAGAAGAAATCTGTCCTGTGATACATCCAACTAGAGTAAACTTAACAATGCTTTGACCACATATGCCATGATGGCGAAATCATAATTAGGCTCTTTAAAGGAAGATTCTTTTATTATCACGGAGAATGACAGCTTTAAATTGGGAGGACCCTGTCTTATCATCTTAGGATACCAACAGATGGTACATAAAGAACAccaataataatgattatgATAACAATAGTCCATACTCTCAGCTTTCTTGCATTTTTACAGAAGCTTTTGACAGTCGTCTTGGAGATGCTATTTGGATCTCTgccaatttttttcaaaatgttccTTGCTCTTTCCTCTATTATCTTAAAGTCAGCCTCTGCCTTAGCTTGATAGATGTTTTGCAAATTAACATAGTGCCTACAAGATGCAGAATCCAGCCCTTCAGTCAATAAATAAGATggttaaatttcaaagtacTGCCGAGAAAATTGAGTCACTAACTCGGTTGAAGATGTCATATCTGGTATTGATCCTTCCATGGGTGCCTCACCACCTCCTTCATTCACTATGAACTCCTGCagattaattaacattttaaagaagaaaggagaacAATTCAAGCTAAAAGTTCGGAATGCCTAAGATAGAAGTGAAATTgccaaatcaataaaaatggttaaacggccaattgttttaaaaatacttgaGATCTTTTAAACTTCCAATCCAaaaattttttcattctacacaaaaaagagaagaatagcAGTAATAgcaatacaatatattttaatacaatgtttcctacaattttttatcaatataaagaaataaatattaatatattaatattattgataatattcctaaaaatcattttcagcctttagttaaatataataataacataaaaatgaaatattgatTCGTAAttttaatgacaaaattaCTTCTTTCACAatatactttgaaaattttggacgATGGAAATAAATCAGAGGCTGGAGTTAAATTTATTAACGTAATTTAACAGCATGTTAATTCAAGTTAGTCTGCACATTAATTTCCTGGTCCCTCAGAAGGGATAATgagaacaaacaaataaaaacctaCATGAAGATCTTCCACGCCCTAAGGATTGTTAGAATCAAGCAATACCCAAACAATTCATCTATAAAATACCTAGCCATCATATTCATTAGAAGAATACGATAGTTAAGCAAGATGGTGGCAACTGGTCATTTTTAAGAACCTCATGTACTTTACAAATCTGATTGCCATAAGAACTAATGCCAAAGAAGATCAATTGTTGAAATGTAACAAGTTGAAGAACTTTAGAATTAGAAAACCTGGCTTCGTGAGAGATAGAgctaaagtaaaaaataaaaaaaattcagtaACCTTCAAAGCAGCCACTAATATCCAAAAATCCGACGAATTAGAATCAACCTCAGCACAGCTATCATTAACTATCTGTTTCAGATCTGAACCTgatatgaagaaaatgaaaaacaatagGGCTCATATATCTAAACATCTAAATAGATCTGTCAACTTTTAGGTACAAAAAAGAACAGATTTAAACATAAACCTTAAATACACCATCAAACACTCCAGTTGACAACTGTAATTACATTGAAACTGAACCCAGACCTTTTTTTCCCTAATGAGAAGCAGTTAACATATTTCATTGATAAGAATtaagatgaaattaaaaaaaggcaTGTGACGCCATGATGATTACACAAAACGATTCAATTGTGCCGTGAGTTATGTAAGACCATAATCATAAAAGAGTAAGGTGAATTTAGACTATGTGATAGATATATAAGTAAGATGTTCAaagacaaatgaaaaatttcatcaCTTTGTCCTCAAATATACAAGTGTTTCACTCAAGCTAATAGTTCCAACTTccaaacaaaacatttgatgaaaatttgCCATAAAACCGCTTTTTTCTTACTGAAAGGATGTCCTAAGAATAGTTTCAGGAGAACGATGAGAGTCCCATTCAGCAAAACCATGTGGTAGTTGAAGGCAACCAACATCTGGTTCggaaaacaaaagcaaaatcaCAAGTGACAAAAAGGTTCATAATGGACTCGTTGTTCTTGTGCATAATAGATCCTAAGGATAAGAAGTATggttaagaaagacttaaagAGAATTGAAAGATACTAACTATATCAATGAGAAACACTCTCATTTTTGTTGTGGGAGCAATCATAGAACTCCAAAGTTAATCATGCTTCGCTTGGGTCAATCCTATGTTAGGCGACCTCCTGGGAATTTTAGATGCATCTGTGGCTGAGTTCCCGtaggaaaattttaactttttccatgggacctttccatttctttaagTACAGGTCTTCGACGAGTAGGACAGGACACGACAAGAAGAAAGCTTATTTGGTAGACTTTTCCATGTGCTAACCTTGGTGTCTGTGGTGTCCATGTACCCAGTCCCAAAACGGTACatgttcaaattttctaaagttAAGAGTTCAACATTTAGGTAGAATAAGTGGTGATATTCCACAAGTCTTTCCATGACTTTCTGAAATAGCTGGACCATGTAAAATGAAACTTAACTCTCAGAAGAGCTAGAGATTAAAACCAGCTCCAACTTCCAAGAAAGAtgtataatttgtttttatattttccttttcaagtTCCAATTGCCACAAGATGGCACAtctttaaatacaaaacagaTGGTGGAATTTAAGTAagagaaataataacaataatatccACAAAAagatgtttcaaaattttaaatattctacTGCAAGCCTTAAAAGAGACTCTTATAATGCACGAGatctttctctcatttttaaaagaacagATTCCATGAACATGGTGTTGATATTAGTTGGAATAGCTGCAACCCAATGAAAGAACAGAAAGGGTCATCCCCTAGATTTCACTAGCAAACAGGCAAACACAGAAAAGGTAAGACACTCTTTTGCACCTGTAGACCAATCCAAAAACAAGCACATGAGGACCCGCTGCCAAGGGTAACAAGTTCGaatgattaatatatatgcGTGTGTTATAGCATATATGTAATTGTAGGAGCTTGTTGGTCAAGttctttattgtaatttactAGTCTTTATTTAGGGTTTCCATATATGCctatatacatattaaattCTATTGTATAGAATGAGGTGAGAAAGTTCTTCCATATTTTGTTCTAGCTTCAACAtatatggaagaaaaaatgagacagatgaaaacaaaaggaaagttcaaaagaaaagaaaaaagttgatgGAGGTCTTTACCAATGACACCCATGTGTATGCCTGGAGATGAAGCTTCGAGGAAGACAACAACGATTCCTAGTATGGTCAAAGAAAGGAATTGCTGGAGACATCGTAAATTTGGTGAAGTGAAAAATCTGGAAAGGAAGCTGAGTAGTCATGGAGCTCATGTGAGGGTGTATCGTCATGGAGAAAATGgaactaaaagaagaaagcgCCTGATGGATGTCTTGGTCAACGAGATTCAAGGAGAGGAACCAAGTAGAAGATTTGGAAAAGATGCTGCAGATGCGGTGAAgtagagaagagagaaatgatGAACAAAAGCTGTTGTTGGCAACAAGGGTTGGTT
Coding sequences:
- the LOC101216692 gene encoding NEDD8-activating enzyme E1 regulatory subunit AXR1 isoform X2, with amino-acid sequence MVDESSIGQSKAKCVCAFLQELNDAVKAKFIEEYPEALIETRPSFFSQFTLVVATQLVEEWIVKLDKICRNANVILVVARSYGLTGLVRISLKEHTVIESKPDHFLDDLRLNNPWPELRRFAETIDLNAPDPVAHKHTPYVVILVKMAEEWAKSHGGSLPSSREEKKAFKDLLKAKMIAMDEDNYKEAIEASFKVFAPRGISSDLKQIVNDSCAEVDSNSSDFWILVAALKEFIVNEGGGEAPMEGSIPDMTSSTEHYVNLQNIYQAKAEADFKIIEERARNILKKIGRDPNSISKTTVKSFCKNARKLRVCRYRSLEDEFNSPIVPELQKYLTDEDFSVAVGFYLLLRAVDRFAANYNSFPGQFDGGIDEDISRLKTTAVGLLSDLGCNGLTLSEDLINEMCRFGAAELHVVAAFTGGIASQEVIKLITRQFVPMSGTFVFNGIDHKSQLLSL